Proteins co-encoded in one Octopus sinensis linkage group LG6, ASM634580v1, whole genome shotgun sequence genomic window:
- the LOC115213298 gene encoding 4-coumarate--CoA ligase 2-like: protein MLQNSLRPNLYSLTSKIISKSGTTQKCQKNGSWLLNHGKYKSCSSIPISCYPFSTTCCLQQTKAGIIESAYKPLTIPDNVDFGSFILSHLEQYKDRPLIENGLTGVKYSYSDVISKSLKVASAFKKSGYKPGDVIAVFSTNNPEYLLVYIAAAAAGLTTTTMNSAYSAKELKFHLENSECCAIITTEELVSTVKEAVGTSETVKLKEIIVFGNSHGCRPFSTLVEDDGTALTEVYSGNAKEDVLVLPYSSGTTGLPKGVMLTHHNIVSNLLQLTVLKLDTSDRILGILPFYHIYGMVCILFSIITNGCSIYTLPKFEPEIFLSTLSKNRITCVHLVPPLILFLAKHPLVEDYDLSAIRRIFSGAAPLGKELVLKCKERLGVQEMIQGYGLTETSPVVHVSVPPIRHEGSVGTLIPNTAAKIIDPETNEILGPMQTGELCIKGPQVMKGYLNRPEATADMIRDGWLYSGDLAHYDEDGHFYITDRLKELIKYKGFQVAPAELEALLITHPDIKDCAVIGIPDEKAGELPRAYVVSNDKSTIREEDVLNFTKANVAPYKQLRGGVEFVPEIPKSAAGKILRRILRDSYKNKLND from the exons atgttacaaaattcTTTAAGACCAAATTTATACAGCTTAACTTCAAAGATTATTTCGAAATCTGGGACTACACAAAAATGTCAGAAGAATGGCTCATGGTTGTTAAATCATGGCAAATATAAAAGTTGTTCATCTATTCCCATTTCGTGTTACCCATTTAGTACAACATGCTGTCTACAGCAGACTAAAGCGGGTATTATTGAAAGTGCATACAAACCACTAACTATACCTGACAATGTGGATTTTGGTTCTTTTATACTCTCTCATTtagaacaatacaaagacaggcCACTcatt GAAAATGGTTTGACTGGAGTTAAATATTCATATTCAGATGTAATTTCTAAGTCTTTAAAAGTAGCAAGTGCTTTTAAGAAATCTGGATATAAACCTGGAGATGTCATTGCAGTATTTTCTACCAATAATCCCGAATACTTGCTAGTATATATTGCAGCAGCTGCAGCTGGATTGACAACTACGACGATGAACTCAGCCTATTCAGCAA AGGAGTTGAAATTTCATTTGGAGAATTCTGAGTGCTGTGCAATAATAACTACAGAAGAGTTGGTATCAACGGTTAAGGAGGCTGTGGGTACCAGTGAAACTGTTAAACTGAAG GAAATTATTGTGTTTGGGAATTCACATGGTTGTCGTCCATTCTCAACTCTTGTAGAAGATGACGGAACTGCCTTAACAGAAGTTTACTCTGGCAACGCTAAAGAAGATGTTCTTGTATTACCTTATTCAAGTGGAACAACTGGATTACCTAAAGGTGTCATGCTAACACATCATAATATCGTTTCAAACCTTCTGCAACTTAC TGTTCTAAAACTTGATACTTCTGATCGAATCCTTGGAATTCTTCCTTTTTACCACATCTACGGAATGGTCTGCATACTGTTTAGTATTATTACAAATGGGTGTTCAATATAcactttaccaaaatttgaaccagAAATTTTCTTATCAACATTAAGCAAGAATAGG ATAACCTGTGTACACTTGGTTCCTCCATTGATCTTGTTTTTGGCTAAACACCCTCTTGTAGAAGATTATGATCTCTCTGCAATCAGAAGAATATTTTCAGGAGCTGCTCCACTTGGTAAAGAACTTGTGTTAAAGTGTAAGGAAAGACTTGGTGTTCAAGAAATGATCCAAG GCTATGGTCTGACTGAAACAAGCCCTGTTGTTCATGTGAGTGTACCACCAATTCGTCATGAAGGTTCTGTTGGAACTTTGATACCTAATACTGCTGCAAAG ATAATTGATCCTGAAACAAACGAAATCTTAGGCCCAATGCAAACGGGGGAGCTATGTATCAAAGGTCCACAAGTAATGAAAGGCTATTTAAACCGACCAGAAGCTACTGCTGATATGATCAGAGATGGCTGGTTGTATTCAG GTGATCTTGCACATTATGATGAGGATGGACATTTTTACATCACAGATCGGTTGAAGGAGCTCATCAAATATAAAGGCTTTCAG GTGGCTCCAGCTGAATTAGAAGCTCTACTAATTACACATCCTGATATTAAAGACTGTGCTGTGATAGGTATCCCAGATGAGAAAGCTGGAGAATTACCTCGAGCTTATGTTGTCAGTAACGATAAAAGCACCATACGTGAGGAAGATGTTTTGAATTTCACTAAAG